One Leptospira wolbachii serovar Codice str. CDC genomic region harbors:
- the msrA gene encoding peptide-methionine (S)-S-oxide reductase MsrA, with product MTEKAILGSGCFWCTEAVYLRIPGILSVKSGYAGGSTSHPTYKEICTGTTGHAEVIEIEFDPEVITYSKILEIFWASHDPTTLNKQGNDVGTQYRSVIFYLNEKQKDLAVESKRKHAYLFPDPIVTEISPAPEFYPAEDYHQNYFTLNPQNPYCHYVIFPKLKKMGLKL from the coding sequence ATGACGGAAAAAGCAATTTTAGGTAGCGGGTGTTTTTGGTGTACGGAGGCCGTATATCTTAGGATTCCTGGAATTCTATCTGTGAAGTCTGGATACGCAGGTGGATCTACTTCCCATCCAACTTACAAAGAAATTTGTACAGGAACCACTGGTCATGCAGAGGTAATCGAAATTGAATTTGATCCCGAGGTCATTACCTACTCAAAAATTTTAGAAATCTTTTGGGCGTCTCATGATCCCACCACACTCAATAAACAGGGCAATGATGTGGGAACACAGTATCGTTCTGTTATCTTTTATCTGAATGAAAAACAAAAAGATTTAGCAGTGGAATCGAAAAGAAAACATGCTTATCTTTTTCCCGATCCCATTGTAACAGAAATTTCACCGGCTCCAGAGTTTTATCCAGCGGAAGATTACCACCAGAATTATTTTACTCTCAACCCACAAAATCCCTATTGCCATTATGTGATTTTTCCCAAACTAAAAAAAATGGGACTTAAGCTGTAA
- a CDS encoding DUF342 domain-containing protein has protein sequence MDVKNAPDFNPERGLKIQISEDRLTATLVTKPIWLLGGSMSNILIYEALDNATIHRDRILMKEVDKAAIEIDKILKDPTKVRDDFNFIVAQGNPAKQGESGWIKFYFPRAQRVVLKDDGSADYRNINKYVHVKEGERLATLFEGIAGEQGVDVLGNPIYPNPIDRPRLTLGKNILPKTVEDPEKPGRQLKEYFASLSGVVFSTDTSLTVSPELNIESNIGLGTGNINFEGTIRVKGTIEEGAIVNCQGSLYLDGNVESSDVIVGEDLEVKGGVKAKGKGVIRIKGDLRAKFIENGNLEIDGDCIVENFILGSKILCLGNVILTGESSSIIGSDIVSYQGITVSSLGSTAQMDTVVEVGFHFRNDRLLTEGSSRLAEFERELEALVPEIQKIKEVVQRSRGKLDDARKEKFKEIFDAYQKKSKTVELLKSKIEELKGARYNQDNVKVVVRNTAHPGAVIKYRRQVEKITKAQTAFVMNFFPNQEKAMLTAFKGK, from the coding sequence ATGGACGTTAAAAATGCACCGGACTTCAATCCGGAACGGGGACTGAAAATCCAAATCTCCGAGGATCGACTGACTGCAACTTTGGTGACAAAACCAATTTGGTTGTTAGGTGGTTCTATGAGCAATATTCTAATTTATGAAGCTCTAGACAATGCAACCATTCATCGGGATCGGATTTTGATGAAAGAGGTGGATAAGGCTGCCATCGAAATCGATAAAATATTAAAAGATCCCACAAAAGTAAGAGATGATTTTAATTTTATAGTGGCTCAAGGGAATCCCGCCAAACAAGGGGAAAGTGGTTGGATTAAATTTTATTTCCCAAGAGCGCAACGTGTTGTTCTAAAAGATGACGGATCAGCAGATTACAGAAACATAAATAAATACGTTCACGTAAAAGAAGGCGAAAGACTCGCTACACTTTTTGAAGGAATTGCGGGGGAACAGGGTGTTGATGTTTTAGGAAATCCCATTTACCCCAATCCGATCGATAGACCAAGGCTCACTCTAGGTAAAAACATCCTTCCCAAAACTGTTGAGGATCCAGAAAAACCTGGGCGACAACTCAAAGAATATTTTGCATCCCTTAGCGGAGTTGTTTTTTCAACAGACACTTCTCTTACTGTATCTCCAGAATTAAATATTGAAAGTAACATTGGACTTGGAACGGGAAACATCAACTTTGAAGGTACCATTCGAGTCAAAGGAACCATTGAGGAAGGTGCAATTGTCAACTGCCAAGGTTCTTTATATTTAGATGGTAACGTGGAATCTTCCGATGTAATTGTGGGCGAAGACTTAGAAGTCAAAGGTGGAGTCAAAGCCAAAGGGAAAGGTGTCATTCGCATCAAAGGAGACCTTCGCGCAAAATTCATTGAAAATGGAAACCTTGAAATCGATGGCGATTGTATTGTTGAAAATTTTATTTTAGGAAGTAAAATTCTTTGTTTAGGAAACGTAATCCTAACGGGGGAATCTTCCTCCATCATTGGATCTGATATTGTTTCTTACCAAGGAATCACTGTATCTTCTCTAGGTTCTACTGCTCAAATGGACACTGTTGTAGAAGTAGGATTTCATTTTAGAAATGATAGGCTCTTAACAGAAGGTAGTTCTAGACTTGCCGAGTTTGAACGCGAACTAGAGGCCCTGGTTCCAGAAATTCAAAAAATCAAAGAAGTCGTGCAAAGGTCTCGTGGTAAATTGGATGATGCGAGAAAAGAAAAGTTCAAAGAAATTTTTGATGCTTACCAGAAAAAAAGTAAAACTGTTGAACTACTCAAATCTAAAATAGAAGAACTCAAAGGCGCTCGTTACAACCAAGACAATGTTAAGGTGGTAGTGCGTAACACAGCCCATCCCGGTGCGGTGATAAAATACAGAAGGCAAGTGGAAAAAATTACCAAAGCCCAAACTGCATTTGTGATGAACTTCTTTCCTAACCAAGAAAAAGCAATGTTAACTGCTTTTAAGGGAAAATAA
- a CDS encoding alpha/beta hydrolase, with protein sequence MKPYVLAIPLILGYAGLKQKKSLERKELRLPETGRRVFHFYPTGKNPESLPGVYIQHGMSAMGIDDPRILELAENIASSNHSVILPELPEVKGLKIEEKTISNIQDLMMEIYSAKQLFNGYDLGYLSASFSGGMGLIAASKSNTKNKIKSSMVIGAYCDFLDTVPFVFSNYTIDPYAVYVILFNFLHRFEPTLAEELEPVYFEAALDNGLKRIGNDIRAESLLAKTSSRAKEFFFQVGTDENLRMEIANRVLDTVPPNLPENLSPFYQMETLAGPVALLHGKTDSVISPEESEKLARLFQTKEISYVHRTSTALTHGDSLPLHSQIFGVPALLQTFGSFLYWLRR encoded by the coding sequence ATGAAACCTTATGTTTTGGCAATTCCACTCATCTTGGGTTATGCAGGACTTAAACAAAAAAAATCTTTAGAACGTAAAGAACTCAGATTGCCCGAGACAGGAAGGCGAGTGTTTCATTTTTATCCGACAGGAAAAAATCCAGAATCATTACCAGGTGTTTATATCCAACATGGAATGAGTGCCATGGGGATTGACGACCCACGGATTTTGGAACTTGCAGAAAACATTGCCAGCTCCAACCATAGTGTCATTCTTCCTGAACTTCCCGAAGTGAAGGGATTAAAAATCGAAGAAAAGACCATTTCCAACATCCAGGATTTAATGATGGAAATTTACTCCGCAAAACAACTGTTTAATGGATATGATTTAGGATATTTATCTGCCAGCTTTTCAGGTGGAATGGGACTTATTGCCGCTTCCAAATCCAATACAAAAAACAAAATCAAATCATCCATGGTCATTGGTGCCTATTGTGATTTTTTAGACACAGTGCCCTTTGTCTTTTCTAACTATACTATCGATCCGTACGCAGTGTACGTCATTCTTTTCAATTTTCTCCATCGTTTTGAACCGACCCTTGCAGAAGAATTAGAACCCGTATACTTCGAGGCCGCATTAGACAATGGACTGAAACGGATTGGAAACGATATCCGTGCGGAATCATTACTTGCGAAGACCTCAAGTAGAGCCAAGGAATTCTTTTTTCAAGTGGGAACTGATGAAAATTTACGAATGGAAATAGCGAACCGCGTTCTTGATACTGTTCCCCCAAACCTCCCCGAAAATCTTTCCCCTTTTTATCAAATGGAAACACTCGCTGGTCCCGTGGCCTTACTCCATGGAAAAACAGACTCCGTAATTTCGCCGGAAGAATCGGAAAAACTGGCCCGCCTCTTCCAAACAAAAGAAATTTCCTATGTCCACCGTACCTCCACTGCCCTAACCCATGGGGATAGCCTCCCTCTGCATTCCCAAATCTTTGGAGTTCCGGCCCTCCTCCAAACCTTCGGAAGTTTTCTATATTGGCTCCGCCGATAG
- a CDS encoding chemotaxis protein CheX, giving the protein MDPLIDEKFILTVSQVLPEHFQKSLLVYAEREAYGPSKNEGLCFENCTLVEFVGDINGKVYLALDGYTKLKLLPKIAKAFQIDPTSRSHSASIMMEFANQIAGKLITEMRLGRYEIDILPPENLNHKLVPISLEHFRQYILIFNLKDRRGEDYMGRLYLILLLEKFPTPKN; this is encoded by the coding sequence ATGGATCCGTTAATTGATGAAAAATTTATCCTGACTGTTTCGCAAGTATTACCAGAGCATTTTCAAAAATCTTTACTTGTTTATGCGGAACGAGAAGCTTACGGTCCTTCTAAAAATGAAGGACTTTGTTTTGAGAATTGTACACTTGTCGAATTTGTTGGTGATATCAATGGAAAAGTATATCTAGCCTTAGACGGTTACACAAAACTCAAACTCCTTCCCAAAATTGCAAAGGCATTTCAAATTGATCCCACTTCCCGTTCTCATTCAGCTTCCATCATGATGGAATTTGCAAACCAGATCGCAGGAAAATTAATTACAGAGATGAGACTGGGACGTTACGAAATTGATATTTTGCCACCAGAAAATTTAAATCATAAACTGGTTCCCATATCCTTAGAACACTTTCGCCAGTACATTCTTATCTTCAATCTCAAAGACAGAAGAGGAGAAGACTATATGGGCAGACTCTATTTGATTTTATTGTTGGAAAAATTTCCTACCCCAAAAAACTAA
- a CDS encoding class I SAM-dependent DNA methyltransferase, which produces MKLYSELAEYYFTIEEASRKFSEEILFLRDTFKRHKIHTVLDIGCGTGEHIKELQGMGFKPLGVDGSPRMLEIAKARFPHCQFELGKMEVYVAKQQVDSVICLYGTFNYLINDDLVQNFLRNCYKNLKQAGLLILEIWNADPIHRIKRKPITTVSNVRQGDTSIRRNRGFRLTRADDVAIVEVNYVYNLNQKDLKDKHTMRVFHFPQVQNFLDDNKFDVLHVYSNYDGEKYIKTGARMLIVAKKRS; this is translated from the coding sequence ATGAAACTCTATTCCGAATTGGCCGAATACTATTTTACCATCGAAGAAGCAAGCCGCAAGTTTTCGGAAGAAATCCTCTTCCTTCGGGATACATTTAAGCGACATAAAATACATACAGTATTGGACATTGGCTGCGGGACCGGGGAACATATAAAGGAATTACAAGGAATGGGTTTCAAACCCTTGGGTGTAGACGGATCTCCTAGAATGTTGGAGATTGCCAAGGCACGATTTCCTCATTGCCAGTTTGAACTTGGGAAAATGGAGGTTTACGTCGCCAAACAACAGGTAGACTCTGTAATTTGTTTGTACGGAACCTTTAATTATCTCATTAATGATGACTTAGTTCAGAATTTCCTTCGCAATTGTTATAAAAATTTAAAACAAGCTGGGCTTTTGATTTTGGAAATCTGGAACGCAGACCCTATTCACAGAATCAAACGAAAACCCATCACTACCGTGAGTAACGTGAGGCAAGGTGACACTTCCATTCGAAGGAATCGTGGATTTCGTCTAACAAGAGCAGATGATGTCGCCATTGTGGAAGTAAATTATGTTTATAATTTGAATCAAAAAGATTTAAAAGACAAACATACCATGCGTGTGTTTCATTTCCCACAAGTTCAGAATTTCTTAGACGATAATAAATTTGACGTCCTTCATGTTTATAGCAATTACGACGGCGAAAAATATATAAAAACCGGCGCAAGGATGCTTATTGTAGCCAAAAAGAGGTCTTGA
- the lpdA gene encoding dihydrolipoyl dehydrogenase has product MSNPNHFQVIVIGGGPGGYVAAIRAAQLGLQTCIVEREKLGGVCLNWGCIPTKALLESAHVLEHLKHAASFGLSCDNIKADFDAVIKRSRSVADQMAKGVEFLMKKNKITVVNGEASFQNSKTIQVKPSSGESNIYTADFFILAVGAKTKALPFLPFDGKRVLSARDAMIEPKVIPNLAIIGAGAIGVEFADFYASMGSKVSIIEFQDHLLPNEDVEISGVLERSFKKRGIEQYLSFGVETATVSDSGVELTLQDRKSAKKEKLNFDKVIVGVGITPNTSSIGLDEIGIKLKNGFVDFVGNYRSTVDHIYAIGDCIPTPALAHVASAEGIRAAEDISFRLGNPHHLQIVRLNYSYIPGCTYCHPEVASVGLTEEKAKAQGYEVSIGKFPFTASGRAQAQGDTTGMIKIVSDKKHGEILGAHIIGSGATELIAELTLGANMEITVRELANTIHAHPTLSEGIMESAAAVLGEAINI; this is encoded by the coding sequence ATGTCCAATCCAAACCATTTCCAAGTCATCGTTATTGGAGGAGGGCCTGGCGGTTATGTCGCAGCCATCCGTGCAGCACAATTAGGTTTGCAAACATGCATAGTTGAGCGTGAAAAACTCGGGGGTGTATGTTTGAACTGGGGTTGTATCCCCACCAAAGCACTGTTAGAAAGTGCACATGTATTGGAACATTTAAAACACGCAGCCTCCTTCGGACTTTCTTGTGATAATATCAAAGCCGACTTCGATGCTGTGATCAAACGCTCTCGCTCTGTTGCCGACCAAATGGCCAAGGGTGTTGAATTTCTGATGAAGAAAAACAAAATCACCGTAGTAAATGGAGAGGCTAGTTTCCAAAATTCCAAAACCATCCAAGTCAAACCGAGTTCCGGGGAATCAAACATATATACTGCCGATTTTTTTATTTTAGCTGTGGGTGCTAAAACCAAAGCGCTCCCTTTTTTGCCATTTGACGGGAAACGTGTGTTATCTGCTAGAGATGCGATGATAGAACCCAAGGTGATCCCCAATCTTGCCATTATTGGGGCAGGTGCCATCGGTGTAGAGTTTGCCGATTTTTATGCGAGTATGGGTTCTAAGGTTTCTATCATTGAATTCCAAGACCATCTTCTTCCCAATGAAGATGTAGAAATTTCAGGAGTATTAGAAAGAAGTTTTAAAAAACGAGGGATAGAACAATATTTGAGTTTTGGTGTAGAGACAGCTACGGTCTCAGATTCAGGAGTGGAGCTTACTTTACAAGATCGTAAATCTGCTAAAAAAGAAAAGTTAAACTTTGATAAGGTGATTGTTGGGGTGGGAATCACACCAAATACTAGTTCCATAGGTCTGGATGAAATCGGTATCAAACTAAAAAACGGATTTGTTGACTTTGTTGGGAACTATCGTTCTACAGTGGATCATATTTATGCCATTGGGGATTGTATTCCCACACCAGCTCTTGCCCATGTAGCCAGTGCCGAAGGAATCCGTGCTGCGGAAGATATTTCTTTTCGATTGGGTAACCCTCATCACCTACAAATTGTTAGATTAAACTATTCCTATATCCCAGGTTGTACGTATTGCCATCCAGAGGTCGCGAGTGTAGGCCTTACAGAAGAAAAAGCAAAAGCTCAAGGGTATGAAGTTTCCATTGGAAAATTTCCATTCACTGCCAGCGGAAGAGCCCAGGCCCAAGGAGACACTACCGGTATGATTAAAATCGTTTCTGATAAAAAACATGGTGAAATCTTAGGAGCACATATCATTGGGAGTGGGGCGACAGAACTGATCGCCGAGCTAACATTAGGTGCCAATATGGAAATTACTGTTCGGGAGCTTGCAAACACCATTCATGCCCATCCTACTTTGTCAGAAGGAATTATGGAAAGTGCAGCGGCGGTTCTTGGGGAAGCGATCAATATATAG
- a CDS encoding alpha/beta fold hydrolase — MRKIILNSISIFTLIWILNCSEERLTQNPRIGPSQECIVLVHGYLRSSNHLRHLRDFLIQKGFYVVSIDYPSTTLSIQEIADSYLSSQISDHCQDKKIHFVTHSLGGVIVRYYLKTNQIKNLGRVIMLAPPNQGSEIADLLSQFKFLNSFFGPILAQIKTDPSSFVHSLGLPNFEFAIITGDFTLDPISSFIIPGIDDGRVSVSNTILENRKDFLIVERSHNYIMDAPEVQDAILTYIQIGRFR; from the coding sequence ATGAGAAAGATAATCCTAAATTCTATTTCGATTTTTACTCTAATTTGGATTTTGAATTGTTCCGAGGAAAGGCTGACTCAAAATCCAAGGATTGGTCCCAGCCAAGAATGTATTGTTTTGGTTCATGGATATCTAAGATCTTCTAATCATTTACGTCATCTTCGGGACTTTCTGATTCAGAAAGGATTTTATGTTGTATCTATTGATTATCCTTCTACAACGCTAAGTATTCAAGAAATTGCTGATTCTTATCTTTCTTCACAGATTTCGGATCATTGCCAGGATAAAAAAATTCATTTTGTTACTCATTCACTTGGAGGGGTGATTGTTAGATATTATCTAAAGACAAATCAGATCAAAAATCTAGGGAGAGTTATAATGTTAGCTCCTCCCAATCAAGGAAGTGAGATTGCAGATCTTCTTTCTCAATTCAAATTTTTGAATTCTTTTTTCGGTCCTATCTTAGCCCAAATCAAAACGGATCCTTCAAGTTTTGTTCATTCCTTAGGGTTACCTAATTTTGAATTTGCAATCATTACTGGAGATTTCACTTTAGATCCTATCTCTTCCTTTATCATTCCAGGAATTGATGATGGCAGAGTTTCTGTTTCTAATACGATATTGGAGAACAGGAAAGATTTCCTTATAGTGGAAAGATCTCACAATTATATTATGGATGCGCCCGAGGTTCAGGACGCAATATTAACATACATACAAATCGGTAGATTCAGGTAG